gATGATGTCTTGGTTTTCTCAGATGGGAAGAAGAGATCTATAGAAGGCATTCTCGCAGTTTTTCAGGAATTTGCAACCATTTCAGGTGTATCTATCAGTCTGGAAAAATCAACTCTATATCTGGCTGGAGTCAAAGCAGAAGATAGTGCTGCTATACTGGATCAATTTCCGTTTGAAGCTGGATCCCTTCCGGTAAGATACCTAGGCCTTCCACTATTAACCAAGCGAATGAATGCTCATGATTATAGCTCACTTACCTCGAGGATTAGAGCTCGGATCTCCTCATGGACTGCGAGGCACCTCTCCTTTTCTGGTCGGCTCCAACTGATTGGTTCTGTATTATATAGCATCACAAACTTTTGGATGTCGTCTTATAGATTACCAAATCAGTGTATACAAGAAATCAATAGCATCTGCGCGGCGTTTCTCTGGTCTGGGCCGGTGTTGTCTACGCAGAAAGAAAAGATTGCTTGAAAGGATGTATGCAAGCCAAAAGATGAAGGAGGTTTAGGATTGAAAAATCTGACTGAAGCGAATAAAGTGTCATGTTTGAAGTTAATCTGGCGCATTCTTTCAGCGAAATCTTCACTGTGGGTAAAGTGGATTTGAAAATATCTTATAAGGAAGGGCTCTTTTTGGAGTGTTAAGGAGAGAAGTTACTTGGGATCTTGGATGTGAAAAAAGTTACTGAAGCTCAGACCTGTTGCTGCGCAGATGTATAGGGTGGAGATAAATAGTGGCTCCACATCTTTTGTTTGGTATGAGAAATGGTCGCCTCTGGGAATTTTGATTGAAGTAACTGGAGAAAGAGGAAGTATGGATTTGGGCATTCCTATAAATGCCACAGTTGAATGGGCGGTTCAGAGATATAGAGCAAGGAGACATAGAGTAACTACTCTTCAACTGATTGATCAAGAAGTAACTGATCTACAAAACAAAGGTCTTAATCAGTTGGAAGATGTGAGTCTCTGGAAGCAGGAGGATGGGGATTTCAAAGAAAGTTTTAGCACAGCTCAAACTTGGAATCTTATCAGGGAGAAATCGCAGAAAGTGACTTGGAGTAAGGGATTATGGTTTCCTGGAGCCACTCCAAAGTTCTCTTTTCTAACTTGGATAGCTGTTCATAATAGATTAGCAACGGGAGACAGAGTATTGAGATGGAATCCTCAGGCTATATCTACTTTTTGGCTATGCAAAATGGCGGCAGAAACTAGAGATCACATATTTTTCGAGTGCTCTTACTCAAGAGAAGTCTGGTATGAGACCATTAAGGATATAGCGGGAGTTAGAAGACCTTATCAATGGAATAGTGTGATTCAAGATGTAGTGAATGGTCTAAATGGGAGAGTTAAGACTTTTCTACTGAGATATTGTTTTCAAGTTGTAGCCCATGCTATTTGGCAGGAGAGAAATAGAAGAAGAGTTGGTGAATCTTCTCAACCATCCTCTTGCCTGATCGCAAAGCTTGATAAATTGATAAGAAATAGAATCACCTcgttaagaagaagaaatggagGAAAACATGAGAAGACTATGGAGGTTTGGTTTAGTAGAAGCTAATGGAGAAGTGAAGTAGTTTATCTCTTCATAAAGTTTTGTAGAAATGAAGCAGTGAAACTCTGTAAAACAGtttttttgatttgaataaaatttaacattctttcaaaaaaaaaaaaatatctaaagatAGAATATAGTAATATTTCAATTATgagaattatgtaattaaatgttaaaaattaaatctaTAACAAAGCTACAAGTGGCAGTACAGTATAAAGAGAGGTCCTAAAAGACTCTAAAACCAGAAGCGATTGTTGTTCTCTGTCAtcctttttcatatttttcttctttttaaatgttagagcatgattaaccaaAGAAACCCTTAAGGGTTTTTTAGTGATTATTTAAGTAATTAAAAGTAGTTAAGAGCTTTAGTTAAGAAACCTATAGATTTTGTGCTCCAATGCTGGTTTCTTAAttaagggttcttaaaaaaa
This genomic stretch from Brassica napus cultivar Da-Ae chromosome C9, Da-Ae, whole genome shotgun sequence harbors:
- the LOC125593097 gene encoding uncharacterized protein LOC125593097 codes for the protein MYRVEINSGSTSFVWYEKWSPLGILIEVTGERGSMDLGIPINATVEWAVQRYRARRHRVTTLQLIDQEVTDLQNKGLNQLEDVSLWKQEDGDFKESFSTAQTWNLIREKSQKVTWSKGLWFPGATPKFSFLTWIAVHNRLATGDRVLRWNPQAISTFWLCKMAAETRDHIFFECSYSREVWYETIKDIAGVRRPYQWNSVIQDVVNGLNGRVKTFLLRYCFQVVAHAIWQERNRRRVGESSQPSSCLIAKLDKLIRNRITSLRRRNGGKHEKTMEVWFSRS